The following are from one region of the Stigmatella ashevillena genome:
- a CDS encoding imm11 family protein, translating into MPQRFFRLSDDVNVPHRWHLAMPRDRQGLKVNDGQFRLGLPVSITGRLKVPIEIEGKPLDYTEAGIMIPVVHVRVAAVLSTLAPDDVQLIPVEVEGQPDQYLILVATRLIDCIDEKASRFDRWTPEEGVLHNIRRYSIMYELRIDKAKAGSAQALRCEGWTGPLIVSGEIKDALERMGATGTRFEEV; encoded by the coding sequence ATGCCCCAGCGTTTCTTCAGACTCTCCGACGATGTGAACGTCCCGCACCGCTGGCATCTGGCGATGCCCAGGGATCGTCAGGGCCTCAAGGTGAATGACGGGCAGTTCAGACTTGGGCTCCCCGTCTCCATCACGGGCCGCTTGAAAGTCCCCATCGAGATTGAGGGCAAGCCGCTGGACTACACGGAGGCCGGCATCATGATCCCAGTGGTCCATGTCCGGGTCGCGGCCGTACTCTCGACTCTGGCCCCTGACGACGTGCAACTGATTCCCGTGGAGGTGGAGGGTCAACCAGATCAATACCTCATCCTCGTGGCCACACGCCTCATCGACTGCATCGACGAAAAGGCTTCCCGGTTCGATCGTTGGACGCCCGAGGAGGGAGTGCTTCACAACATCCGGCGGTATTCCATCATGTACGAACTGCGCATTGACAAGGCGAAGGCAGGAAGCGCCCAGGCGCTCCGGTGCGAGGGATGGACGGGCCCGCTGATCGTCTCCGGGGAGATCAAGGACGCCCTAGAGCGTATGGGAGCCACAGGCACAAGGTTCGAGGAGGTCTAG
- a CDS encoding HupE/UreJ family protein: MTVLRRRVAVAVVLALAWTFGIADVSAHPTPGSVAFVDLTVDGARIEQDVPIEELERALKQKLWVDGESAADVVRRHSGLLRAYAGEHLRVTAVGGAQPWEVDVVEITGHASDDGPRALFRFEVRAPPGEASASVHLHDDIVAHEVVTHYTTVYLRSEWAAGALSGPPQLVGTIHAGRNDVLITRDGSFWRGFRGVVAMGIEHIATGTDHLMFLFALLLAAPMTAHRGRWSARRETRDTLVTLARIVSAFTFGHSATLALSVLGGVALPVTFVEAAIAASILMTALHAFRPIFPRHEATVACVFGLVHGLAFATALTPRDAGRWQAAWTLLGFNTGIELAQLVLLALVAPWLLLLARTRAYQAFRVGGSLTAGVLASGWLIERTVGIPNPTGLALMWIEHHPVLLLLALAFSAIVARASEPVPVPAHDE; the protein is encoded by the coding sequence ATGACGGTCCTGCGGCGCCGCGTTGCCGTCGCGGTGGTGCTCGCGCTCGCGTGGACCTTCGGGATCGCCGACGTGAGCGCGCACCCGACCCCTGGCTCGGTCGCCTTCGTCGACCTGACGGTGGACGGCGCGCGCATCGAGCAGGACGTGCCAATCGAAGAGCTGGAGCGGGCCCTCAAGCAGAAGCTGTGGGTCGACGGCGAATCGGCTGCGGACGTCGTCCGCCGCCACAGTGGCCTCCTTCGCGCATATGCCGGCGAGCACCTCCGCGTGACCGCTGTGGGCGGAGCCCAGCCGTGGGAGGTCGATGTCGTCGAGATCACCGGCCATGCGTCCGACGACGGCCCGCGCGCGCTCTTCCGCTTCGAGGTCCGTGCGCCTCCAGGCGAGGCGTCGGCTTCGGTCCACCTCCACGACGACATCGTCGCGCACGAGGTTGTGACCCACTACACGACGGTCTACTTGCGCTCCGAGTGGGCGGCAGGCGCGCTGAGCGGGCCACCGCAGCTCGTTGGAACGATTCACGCTGGGCGAAATGACGTCTTGATCACGCGTGACGGAAGCTTCTGGCGAGGCTTTCGCGGAGTGGTCGCGATGGGCATCGAGCACATCGCGACGGGTACGGACCATCTCATGTTCCTGTTCGCCCTCCTCCTGGCGGCCCCGATGACGGCCCATCGGGGGCGGTGGAGCGCTCGACGCGAGACGCGCGACACGCTCGTCACGCTCGCACGTATTGTCTCCGCGTTCACGTTCGGTCACTCGGCGACGCTCGCCCTCAGCGTCCTCGGGGGCGTGGCCCTGCCGGTGACCTTCGTGGAGGCAGCCATCGCGGCGTCGATCCTGATGACCGCGCTCCACGCGTTTCGCCCGATCTTCCCGCGTCATGAGGCCACGGTCGCGTGTGTCTTCGGACTCGTCCATGGGCTGGCGTTTGCGACCGCGCTCACACCGCGTGACGCCGGGCGGTGGCAGGCCGCGTGGACGCTGCTTGGCTTCAACACGGGGATCGAACTCGCGCAACTGGTTCTCCTGGCGCTCGTCGCCCCTTGGCTCTTGCTCCTGGCACGGACGCGCGCGTACCAGGCGTTTCGCGTCGGCGGCTCACTCACGGCAGGCGTTCTCGCATCAGGCTGGCTCATCGAGCGTACGGTGGGAATCCCGAATCCGACCGGCCTCGCGCTGATGTGGATCGAGCACCACCCGGTTCTGCTCCTCCTCGCGCTGGCATTCAGCGCCATCGTCGCGCGAGCGAGCGAGCCCGTCCCGGTACCAGCGCACGACGAGTAG
- a CDS encoding DUF3500 domain-containing protein produces the protein MVRTRWGREERGLLFAGLASLAGLGAISLGACGDGDDGTVPDDGGGTASCASDATTAENTAAVVAAANTLLAGLTSEQRTAILYEKTLANAQQWSNFPTTFVKRNGVRMGDMSTDAQNAAVALANVAAGATGSTLLAELREADQWLVTNGNASSTDYGRGLYYFSFHGTPSTTSPWMLQIGGHHLAYNFTYNGKCTSATPLFDGSEPMTWTDTTGTVHAPLEAQRAPMAALVNAVRALPDAKLSGTFSDLVNGPAGGGPGGGGGGDTRYPSSLTYPTGTTGRGVSVSTLSDAQKALVKAAIEAWVKNVADPVSTALLAQYESDEALAQTYVGYSGSADLSTQSSYVRIDGPRVWIEVTVQGGIIYRNVVHWHTIWRDKVADYGAEYVSQ, from the coding sequence ATGGTCAGAACACGCTGGGGCCGAGAAGAGCGCGGTCTCCTGTTCGCGGGCCTCGCGAGCCTTGCCGGGCTGGGAGCGATTTCGCTCGGTGCGTGTGGGGACGGCGACGACGGAACGGTTCCCGATGACGGCGGGGGGACTGCTTCGTGCGCGAGCGATGCGACGACGGCCGAGAACACGGCGGCGGTGGTCGCAGCCGCAAACACCCTCCTCGCGGGGCTCACGTCCGAGCAGCGGACCGCGATCCTGTACGAGAAGACTCTGGCCAATGCGCAGCAGTGGTCGAACTTCCCGACGACGTTTGTGAAGCGCAACGGAGTCCGGATGGGCGATATGAGCACGGACGCCCAGAACGCCGCCGTCGCGCTCGCGAACGTCGCTGCGGGGGCGACGGGCTCGACGCTGCTCGCGGAGTTGCGCGAAGCGGACCAGTGGCTCGTCACCAACGGGAACGCGTCGTCGACAGACTACGGACGCGGCCTTTATTACTTCTCGTTCCACGGTACGCCGTCGACGACCTCGCCTTGGATGCTCCAGATCGGGGGCCACCACCTCGCGTACAACTTCACGTACAACGGGAAGTGCACGAGCGCCACGCCGCTGTTTGATGGCTCCGAGCCGATGACGTGGACGGATACAACCGGGACGGTGCACGCGCCCCTTGAGGCGCAGCGTGCACCGATGGCGGCCCTGGTGAACGCGGTGCGCGCCTTGCCCGACGCGAAGCTCAGCGGGACGTTCAGCGATCTCGTCAACGGGCCGGCAGGTGGCGGGCCTGGAGGAGGCGGCGGAGGCGACACGAGGTATCCGTCCAGCCTCACCTATCCGACGGGCACGACAGGCCGCGGAGTGTCTGTGTCGACGCTATCGGACGCGCAGAAGGCGCTCGTGAAGGCTGCCATCGAAGCCTGGGTGAAGAACGTCGCGGACCCAGTTTCGACCGCGCTCCTCGCCCAGTACGAGAGTGACGAGGCCCTCGCGCAGACGTACGTGGGGTACTCCGGATCGGCTGATCTCTCGACGCAGTCTTCGTACGTGCGCATCGACGGACCCCGCGTCTGGATCGAGGTCACGGTCCAGGGCGGTATCATCTACCGGAACGTGGTGCACTGGCACACGATCTGGCGCGACAAGGTCGCCGACTACGGCGCGGAGTACGTCTCCCAATGA
- a CDS encoding type VI immunity family protein — MNENYPHIRFRAAHGARMIRDGLRICFYMQHPDHEIAQAVVNSLDVYLRTVGAQTLGWYVDQEGEWCPLDEWAGETLRANLLGARVSSAILADDPSGVPDYQFEYYGKPLDTSSPVFDARRVSSVGFWLPTEFLEAEGPVRVRKLALELAALLPFSSGHAGLCFNALLGYRETEEELSRLCLRYPGMDIFELESLSTRLGARLRGPAWMTFLGQPVLDELGGLDMLRSRLVYPRTEVQQRDDGHVVVTLGDEPEAGDTQKGRILPAYRELARVLAPWLYHSNGWAYFPDDIHALWEHRFLD, encoded by the coding sequence ATGAACGAGAATTACCCCCACATCCGATTTCGCGCAGCCCACGGGGCAAGGATGATCCGCGACGGTCTGCGGATCTGCTTCTACATGCAACACCCGGATCATGAGATTGCACAGGCAGTGGTGAACTCACTGGACGTTTACTTGCGTACAGTGGGCGCGCAGACGCTTGGATGGTATGTCGATCAGGAGGGGGAATGGTGTCCGCTGGACGAATGGGCAGGGGAGACCCTTCGCGCCAACCTGCTTGGTGCACGCGTGTCCAGCGCAATCTTGGCGGATGATCCTTCGGGAGTTCCCGATTATCAATTCGAGTATTACGGCAAACCGCTCGATACTTCGAGCCCGGTCTTCGATGCCCGGAGGGTCTCTTCGGTGGGTTTCTGGCTGCCGACGGAGTTCTTGGAGGCGGAAGGCCCCGTTCGGGTACGCAAGCTGGCCTTGGAGTTGGCGGCCCTTCTGCCCTTCAGCTCAGGGCACGCGGGGCTGTGCTTCAACGCTCTGTTGGGTTACCGCGAAACCGAAGAGGAACTCAGCCGTCTTTGCTTGAGATACCCAGGGATGGACATTTTCGAGCTTGAGAGTCTCTCCACCCGGCTGGGCGCGCGCCTGAGAGGCCCTGCTTGGATGACCTTCCTGGGGCAGCCGGTGCTGGACGAGCTGGGGGGGCTTGACATGCTGCGCTCTCGCCTCGTGTATCCGCGCACAGAGGTTCAACAGCGAGACGATGGACATGTTGTCGTCACCTTGGGTGATGAGCCTGAAGCGGGTGATACGCAGAAAGGCCGCATCTTGCCTGCCTACCGTGAGTTGGCGCGCGTGTTGGCTCCATGGCTCTATCACTCGAACGGGTGGGCCTATTTCCCTGACGATATTCATGCCTTGTGGGAACACCGCTTCCTGGACTGA
- a CDS encoding AAA family ATPase, which translates to MDADLRPLQRALKELGFTSPLRMEDARYVPRQDALGRQLLNRLRAPTAPTLLLGGPAGCGKSTELIHIQSELRQDFAVFLCPCDRDLDLYRLKEVTLYRYILWRVLSLCLSNLVPTLQLTKEIITEVHARIGTQEMRMERPYLFFSTEPVPEAGRDPDALSQTLHRLLSEIGRFRNVLLLLDGLEKVPASTFSEAVAPFARSPALRSCQTLLVLPYWSLHGWESPAQWQNVDVLEIPIVTSNTFVQDVTVRRTGDVLDPLALHRLGLFNGGVVRDGLQLAASAVRFALDEGVVRAGFAHADKAIDEMRVTYKRIFSDDLDRARRFLKHIIYHGELPADTEWRTRMLASGAVLPGPGGTFFVHPVLVEV; encoded by the coding sequence ATGGACGCCGATCTCCGTCCCCTCCAGCGCGCCCTGAAGGAATTGGGCTTCACCTCGCCGCTCCGCATGGAGGACGCGCGCTATGTCCCCCGTCAGGACGCACTGGGTCGGCAGTTGCTCAACCGTCTCCGGGCCCCAACGGCGCCGACGCTCCTGCTAGGAGGCCCAGCCGGCTGTGGGAAATCCACGGAGCTGATCCACATCCAGTCGGAGTTGCGGCAGGACTTCGCTGTTTTTCTCTGTCCTTGTGACAGGGATCTGGACCTGTACAGGCTCAAAGAAGTGACCCTTTACCGCTACATCCTGTGGCGGGTGCTCTCCCTTTGTCTGAGCAACCTCGTCCCTACGCTCCAGCTGACAAAGGAAATCATCACCGAGGTCCACGCGCGCATTGGAACCCAGGAAATGCGCATGGAGCGCCCTTATCTGTTTTTCTCGACTGAGCCAGTGCCTGAGGCTGGGCGGGATCCCGACGCACTGTCCCAGACGCTGCATCGGCTGCTCTCTGAAATTGGCCGGTTCCGAAATGTCCTTCTCTTGCTGGATGGCTTGGAGAAGGTACCCGCTTCGACGTTCTCCGAGGCGGTGGCACCCTTTGCACGCTCGCCTGCCTTGCGCAGCTGTCAGACCTTGCTGGTGCTTCCCTATTGGTCCCTCCATGGGTGGGAATCTCCTGCGCAGTGGCAAAACGTCGATGTTCTGGAGATACCCATTGTCACATCGAACACCTTCGTGCAGGACGTCACCGTCAGGCGGACGGGGGACGTCCTGGACCCGTTGGCGCTTCATCGCCTGGGGCTCTTCAACGGGGGGGTGGTGCGTGATGGCCTTCAGCTGGCCGCATCGGCTGTCCGGTTCGCACTGGATGAAGGGGTCGTCAGGGCTGGATTCGCTCACGCCGACAAGGCCATCGATGAGATGCGCGTGACATACAAACGCATCTTCAGCGATGACCTGGATCGAGCACGGCGGTTCCTGAAACACATCATATACCATGGAGAACTGCCGGCAGATACGGAGTGGCGTACCCGGATGCTCGCGTCGGGGGCAGTGCTTCCGGGACCTGGAGGAACCTTCTTTGTCCATCCCGTCCTCGTAGAGGTTTGA
- a CDS encoding helix-turn-helix transcriptional regulator, with translation MKSSRLLALLLVLQRRGTAKASELAEELEVSVRTLYRDVAALMAAGVPVWTEPGPHGGIRLVEGWRTRLDGLTADEANALFLFGAPQAMADLGLATVAVSARAKVDATLPKELRGRASRIRERFLLDAPGWFSRTEPLDALPAVAEAVWEGRRLDLQYGAPPKRRRVDPFGLVLKAGTWYLVARHEQSLRTYRISRIHRAEARVETFTRPTGFDLAAWWAESSAAFDRSLLTYRCRARLSPHAQALLRSVIPHDAVRRMLEEAGAPDAEGWRTVDLQLEGEDVAADQLAGLGGGIEVLEPLSLRRRLQEVGTRMAALNGPRS, from the coding sequence ATGAAATCCAGCCGCCTGCTTGCCTTGCTCCTCGTGCTCCAGCGGCGGGGAACCGCCAAAGCCTCGGAACTTGCCGAGGAACTGGAAGTCTCCGTTCGCACCCTCTACCGAGATGTGGCCGCGTTGATGGCGGCGGGGGTGCCCGTGTGGACGGAGCCGGGCCCTCACGGAGGCATTCGGCTGGTGGAGGGCTGGCGCACCCGGCTCGACGGGCTGACAGCCGACGAGGCGAACGCCCTGTTCCTGTTCGGCGCGCCGCAGGCCATGGCGGACCTGGGTCTGGCCACGGTGGCCGTCAGCGCGCGGGCCAAGGTGGACGCCACGCTGCCCAAAGAGCTGCGGGGCCGGGCCAGCCGGATCCGCGAGCGGTTCCTGCTCGATGCGCCCGGCTGGTTCTCCCGGACAGAGCCCCTGGACGCCTTGCCGGCCGTCGCCGAGGCCGTCTGGGAAGGGCGTCGGCTCGATCTTCAGTACGGCGCTCCGCCGAAGCGTCGGCGCGTGGATCCATTCGGACTCGTGCTCAAAGCGGGCACTTGGTACCTGGTGGCCCGGCATGAGCAGTCGCTGCGCACCTACCGGATCAGCCGGATCCACCGGGCCGAGGCGAGGGTCGAGACCTTCACCCGTCCCACAGGCTTCGATCTGGCCGCATGGTGGGCCGAGTCCTCGGCGGCATTTGACCGCTCCTTGCTGACGTACCGATGCCGCGCGCGCCTGTCGCCACACGCGCAGGCGCTCCTGCGGAGTGTGATTCCGCATGACGCCGTCCGCCGCATGCTCGAGGAGGCGGGCGCGCCCGATGCGGAGGGCTGGAGGACGGTGGACCTCCAACTGGAAGGGGAGGACGTGGCGGCGGACCAACTCGCTGGCCTGGGGGGCGGAATCGAAGTGCTCGAACCCCTGTCCTTGCGGCGGCGCCTTCAGGAGGTGGGCACGCGGATGGCGGCCCTGAATGGTCCCAGATCTTAG
- a CDS encoding dihydrofolate reductase family protein, with protein MTRTQYYVAASLDGYIADSAGKLDWLFQFNDAEGVTEHYQAFIDSVGPLAMGSATYEFILGENQPWSYADRPTWVFTHRTLPAIPGANLHFTTEDVGAVHSQMVEAAAGKNIWLIGGGNLVAQFARRGLLDEILLGVIPVVLGSGIPVLPAALPSPLELTGLTRLGRGMVELRYTVPSRPPAPKG; from the coding sequence ATGACACGCACCCAATATTACGTAGCGGCCAGCCTCGATGGGTACATCGCCGACAGCGCCGGGAAGCTCGACTGGCTCTTCCAGTTCAACGACGCCGAAGGCGTGACCGAGCACTACCAGGCGTTCATCGACAGCGTGGGCCCCCTGGCCATGGGCTCCGCCACCTATGAGTTCATCCTCGGCGAAAACCAGCCCTGGTCCTATGCGGACCGGCCCACCTGGGTCTTCACCCATCGCACGCTGCCCGCCATCCCTGGCGCGAACCTCCACTTCACCACCGAGGACGTGGGCGCTGTTCACTCTCAGATGGTGGAGGCCGCCGCGGGGAAGAACATCTGGCTCATCGGCGGCGGCAACCTCGTCGCGCAGTTCGCGCGGCGGGGGTTGTTGGACGAGATCCTCCTGGGCGTCATCCCCGTCGTCCTTGGGAGCGGCATCCCTGTTCTCCCGGCGGCCCTCCCAAGCCCACTCGAACTCACCGGGCTCACCCGGCTCGGTCGGGGAATGGTCGAGCTGCGGTACACCGTCCCTTCCCGCCCCCCGGCGCCGAAAGGCTGA
- a CDS encoding acyl-CoA synthetase encodes MPSASPRNMTDYEAVYRSFRWERPEHFNFAMDVIDVHATERPEALALLWSDEGGQARRFTFAELRRHSLEAARFLTGLGLRRGDRVFLLLPRVPEWWFMVLGCMRAGIVFMPGTPMLTAKDIRYRLAAAEAQAVITEASCLDRFEGLVGTGQVKHWIALGEAPSPWIRYAPEPETDTDRVTFEPTRADAPMLLYFTSGTTGMPKMVLHTHASYGLGHGVTGRYWLDLTPEDRHLTLSDTGWAKCAWGKLFGPWSQGACNVVYDYRGRFDAPRILKMLETQRVTTFCAPPTAWRALVLQDLSKYDLSAIRHAVSAGEPLNPEVIDTWKAATGLHIREGYGQTETVVVVGMFPALEPRVGSMGKPSPGFTVSVIDDQGQEVGPGQEGDIAVRVAPERPVGLFQGYLQDDAANEACRRGDWYVTGDRAVKDAEGYFYFVGRADDVIKTSGYRVGPFEVESALLEHAAVAESAVIGVPDERIGQRIKAYVVLAPGYTGSPALATELQEHVKRTTAAYKYPREIEFVTELPKTVSGKIRRAELRDSAR; translated from the coding sequence ATGCCCTCTGCTTCCCCTCGCAACATGACCGACTACGAGGCGGTCTACCGGTCCTTCCGGTGGGAGCGGCCCGAGCACTTCAACTTCGCCATGGACGTCATCGACGTGCATGCCACCGAGCGCCCCGAGGCCCTGGCGCTGCTCTGGTCGGACGAGGGCGGGCAGGCGCGACGCTTTACCTTCGCGGAGCTGCGGAGGCACTCGCTTGAGGCGGCCCGGTTCCTCACGGGCCTGGGGTTGCGGCGAGGCGACCGGGTGTTCCTCCTGCTGCCGCGCGTTCCGGAATGGTGGTTCATGGTGCTGGGGTGTATGCGCGCGGGCATCGTCTTCATGCCCGGCACGCCCATGCTCACGGCGAAGGACATCCGCTACCGGCTGGCGGCGGCGGAGGCGCAAGCGGTCATCACCGAGGCGAGCTGCCTGGACCGCTTCGAGGGACTGGTGGGCACGGGGCAGGTGAAGCACTGGATTGCGCTGGGCGAGGCCCCCTCGCCGTGGATCCGCTACGCGCCGGAGCCAGAAACAGACACGGACCGCGTGACCTTCGAGCCCACGCGCGCGGACGCGCCGATGCTCCTCTATTTCACCTCGGGCACCACGGGCATGCCGAAGATGGTGCTCCACACCCATGCGAGCTATGGCCTGGGGCACGGGGTGACGGGGCGCTACTGGTTGGATTTGACGCCCGAGGATCGGCACCTGACGCTGTCGGACACGGGCTGGGCCAAGTGCGCCTGGGGCAAGCTGTTCGGCCCCTGGAGCCAGGGGGCATGCAACGTCGTCTACGACTACCGCGGGCGGTTCGATGCGCCGCGCATCCTGAAGATGCTGGAGACGCAGCGGGTGACGACCTTCTGCGCGCCTCCCACGGCGTGGCGGGCGCTCGTGCTGCAAGACTTGTCGAAGTACGACCTGAGCGCCATCCGCCACGCGGTGAGCGCGGGCGAGCCGTTGAACCCCGAGGTCATCGACACCTGGAAGGCGGCGACGGGGCTGCACATCCGCGAGGGGTATGGGCAGACGGAGACGGTGGTGGTGGTGGGGATGTTCCCGGCGCTGGAGCCGCGCGTGGGCTCCATGGGCAAGCCCTCGCCGGGTTTCACGGTGTCTGTCATTGACGACCAAGGCCAGGAGGTGGGCCCGGGGCAGGAGGGAGACATCGCGGTGCGGGTTGCACCCGAGCGGCCGGTGGGGTTGTTCCAGGGCTACCTCCAGGACGACGCGGCCAACGAGGCCTGTCGGCGCGGGGACTGGTACGTCACGGGGGACCGGGCGGTGAAGGACGCGGAAGGCTACTTCTATTTCGTGGGGCGCGCGGACGACGTCATCAAGACGTCGGGCTACCGGGTAGGGCCCTTCGAGGTGGAGTCCGCGCTCCTCGAGCACGCGGCGGTGGCCGAGTCAGCGGTCATTGGGGTGCCGGACGAGCGCATCGGCCAGCGCATCAAGGCCTATGTGGTGCTGGCACCGGGGTACACGGGCTCCCCGGCGCTGGCCACGGAGCTCCAGGAGCACGTGAAGCGGACGACGGCCGCGTACAAGTACCCCCGGGAGATCGAATTCGTGACGGAGCTGCCGAAGACGGTGAGCGGGAAGATCCGCCGCGCCGAGCTGCGGGACTCCGCGCGGTAG
- a CDS encoding heparin lyase I family protein codes for MKRFLLLVTALLMPTLASAATLWKGDFEPGNISQWSRSQSVASDRLQVVTDTVREGRYALKVTVKKGDNPISASGNRNELLYLSRETTNTEYFYKWSTLFPKGYPSVDKWQVFAQWHQDGCCGSPPLEFYVVGEEMRLRVGGSSGKVVWKTPLKREQWHDFVMRVKWSSDAKVGFVELYKDGKLVLPKTMAATQFGKEKNYLKLGLYRDASVSPTATLYHDGFVMASTLADVMPPAPAPVPEEQPAPAPTPAPSPETETETDLPTFPLPETGVNTPSLPSPPAYTTLPGDPGDDREDLEFGSPQGCGASASGGMPAMAAVGLLGAALLMRRRSALVRVRSSKRR; via the coding sequence TTGAAGCGTTTCCTTCTGCTCGTCACCGCCCTGCTGATGCCGACCCTTGCTTCAGCCGCCACCCTCTGGAAGGGGGACTTCGAGCCCGGCAACATCTCCCAGTGGTCCCGCAGCCAGAGCGTTGCCTCCGATAGGCTTCAGGTCGTCACGGACACCGTGCGTGAGGGGCGCTATGCGCTCAAGGTGACAGTGAAGAAGGGGGACAACCCCATCAGCGCCAGCGGCAACCGCAATGAGCTGCTGTACCTGAGCCGCGAGACGACCAACACCGAGTACTTCTACAAGTGGAGCACCCTGTTCCCCAAGGGCTACCCCTCGGTGGACAAGTGGCAGGTCTTCGCGCAGTGGCACCAGGATGGGTGCTGCGGCTCGCCCCCCCTGGAGTTCTACGTGGTGGGAGAGGAGATGCGGCTGCGCGTGGGCGGAAGCTCCGGCAAAGTGGTGTGGAAGACCCCCCTCAAGCGCGAGCAGTGGCATGACTTCGTGATGCGCGTGAAGTGGTCCTCCGACGCCAAGGTGGGCTTCGTCGAGCTCTACAAGGACGGCAAGCTCGTGCTGCCCAAGACGATGGCGGCCACCCAGTTCGGCAAGGAGAAGAACTACCTGAAGCTCGGCCTATACCGCGATGCGAGCGTCTCCCCCACCGCCACGCTCTACCATGATGGGTTCGTCATGGCCTCGACCCTGGCGGATGTCATGCCTCCTGCCCCCGCGCCCGTTCCCGAGGAACAGCCGGCCCCGGCCCCCACGCCTGCGCCGTCTCCGGAGACCGAGACCGAGACCGATCTGCCCACCTTCCCGCTGCCGGAGACCGGCGTGAACACGCCCTCCCTTCCCTCGCCGCCCGCCTACACCACCCTGCCGGGTGACCCGGGGGATGACCGGGAGGATCTGGAGTTCGGTTCCCCGCAGGGCTGTGGTGCCTCCGCCAGCGGCGGCATGCCCGCGATGGCCGCGGTGGGCCTGCTGGGCGCGGCCCTGCTCATGCGCCGCCGCTCCGCGCTCGTCCGCGTCCGCTCCTCGAAGCGGCGCTAA
- a CDS encoding IS5 family transposase — translation MPQEVWAKIEPLLPPRPEHPLGCHNPRVPDRKAMEAILLVLRTGMQWQALKATGICHPSSAYRRFREWAKAGVFHEFWRVGLVAYDELVGIGWKWMSMDGAMTKAPLGGQKTGPNPTDRAKKGTKRSVLTDERGVPLGIVVAGANVNDHKLVEATFDSVPVKRPEPAEGDEQHLCLDAGYDCQAVRQWGDKFHLQLHIRPRRAPATPPKKGRRKKARRWVVERTHSWMNRFRRLLVRWEKREDTFLAMIHLALGLITWFHFLPK, via the coding sequence ATGCCGCAGGAGGTGTGGGCGAAGATAGAGCCGTTGCTGCCTCCTCGTCCTGAGCATCCGCTGGGGTGCCACAACCCGAGAGTGCCCGACAGAAAGGCGATGGAGGCCATCCTGTTGGTGCTGCGCACAGGGATGCAGTGGCAGGCGCTCAAGGCCACGGGAATTTGCCATCCATCCTCGGCCTACCGACGTTTTCGCGAGTGGGCCAAGGCAGGAGTGTTCCACGAGTTCTGGCGAGTGGGGCTCGTGGCCTATGACGAACTGGTGGGCATCGGTTGGAAGTGGATGAGCATGGACGGGGCGATGACCAAGGCCCCGCTGGGCGGGCAAAAGACGGGGCCCAACCCGACGGACCGGGCCAAGAAGGGTACCAAGAGAAGCGTGCTGACCGATGAACGAGGCGTGCCGCTGGGAATCGTGGTGGCAGGTGCCAACGTCAACGACCACAAACTGGTGGAGGCCACGTTCGATTCGGTGCCGGTGAAGAGGCCGGAGCCTGCCGAGGGTGACGAGCAGCATCTCTGCTTGGATGCAGGTTACGACTGCCAAGCGGTGCGTCAGTGGGGCGACAAGTTCCACCTTCAACTGCACATTCGCCCGCGTCGTGCCCCTGCCACGCCTCCGAAGAAGGGGCGCCGTAAGAAGGCACGCCGCTGGGTGGTGGAACGCACTCACTCGTGGATGAACCGTTTCCGCAGGCTGCTGGTGCGCTGGGAAAAGCGCGAGGACACCTTTTTAGCCATGATTCACCTGGCTCTGGGCCTCATCACTTGGTTCCACTTCCTACCGAAATAG
- a CDS encoding metal-dependent hydrolase → MNPIVHAELSWLVAQGLRERRDRVLVTCAGLAPDLDGLSLLGGEAFYARYHHVLFHGYVGALLTAAVCAALARQRTAVALLSLAAFHLHLLCDLAGSGPGWGIVYFWPTLPREYFWRGQWDLASWQNGLIGFAVTLACLACALPWRRTVVEVLSARWDAEVTRTLRRRFLGEGRPSI, encoded by the coding sequence ATGAATCCCATCGTCCATGCGGAGCTGTCCTGGCTTGTGGCCCAAGGGCTGCGCGAGCGCCGGGACCGGGTGCTCGTCACGTGCGCGGGGCTGGCCCCGGACCTCGATGGGCTCTCCCTGCTCGGGGGCGAGGCGTTCTACGCCCGCTACCACCATGTTCTGTTTCATGGGTACGTGGGCGCGCTGCTCACGGCGGCCGTCTGCGCGGCGCTCGCACGGCAGCGCACGGCGGTGGCCTTGCTGTCCCTGGCCGCCTTCCACCTGCACCTGCTGTGTGATCTCGCGGGAAGCGGGCCCGGCTGGGGCATCGTCTATTTTTGGCCCACCCTGCCCCGGGAGTATTTCTGGCGCGGCCAGTGGGACCTGGCCTCCTGGCAGAACGGCCTCATTGGGTTCGCGGTGACCCTGGCCTGTCTGGCCTGTGCCCTGCCCTGGCGCCGCACCGTGGTGGAAGTGCTGTCGGCGCGCTGGGACGCCGAGGTGACGCGCACCCTGCGGCGCCGCTTCCTGGGAGAGGGCCGCCCTTCCATATAA